The nucleotide window GAAAAAGGAATTTTGTAGAAGAAGTTATGTGTGTTGGAAGTTTGGGGTTTAAAAGTGTAATTCTGCAACTTTTtaacttagtaaaaaattttggaaaatcgTGCtaccatgcgcacgcgtggccGACGCGCATGCGTCAGTCTCGATTTTTACTCACCCACGCGTGCACCTagctgacgcatacgcgtcactgCACTGATGTGAATGCCCCATAGAAAATCCTGAGAGTTGTGCGGATACTGTGCTGGTTTTGTGTGAGGAGCACAaaacgcacccacgcgtacgcgtggctgatgcATATGCATCGCTTTGCTTTTCTTACCACCACGCGTGTGTGtgggcgacgcgcacgcatcacgTTGTTTTTTTCTGgcttccacgcgtgcgcatgggcGACGCGCACACGTGACCCTGTTTTCAACAAAAGttggtttttttaattttaaagctgAATTTCAAACTTCTAAGCCTCTATTTTCATCCTCTAGGTCCTAATCTTTATAGCATGCCTAGTAATGAAAAGAAGTTAGGGCATGTGGTAACTTGTTGATGAAGTAAAGTAAGAATCAATGATGAATGATGAGAAATGATGATTGTACGAGTTGCTGAGGATGATGGTGAGAGTGCTGTATATGTTATGAGTCGGATGGCTGTGACAAGCATTGAAATATGGCTGAGTATGTACATGTATATGATTATTaatgattaaatgattatgATTGATTGAGGGAGCTTGAACATGTGGCAAGTATGCCGgagatgcatatatgattaatgaatgtgGTAAATGAGTAATGATGGAAAGTGTTGAATGTGACGTGTAACCCTGGATAGTAGGCAGTGgtgttgtccacttgctccgtgTATGAGATGGGAAAGGAGGATTATGATAAAtaagtttaattatggagttttgaataaATGTGTATCTGTGATACCTAGGTAGTAGCAAGGGTCGTGGTTTGTCCTGCTTGCTCCGGATCATTGTCTGAGAATTGATAATAATGAAGGGTGATTATGAATAAATGtgtatttgtgatacctgggtagtagtaagagtggtggttcgtcccgcttactccaggttaatgtttgagatttgataataatgatgattgattttaaaatgaatgaatgtatgttttgaGATCCTGGGAAGTAGaaagggttgtggtttgtcccacttgctccaggtcagagattgtgacacttgggtagtagcggcagtagtggtgatTCAACTCGCTCCAgattgagcttttaaacacccctggatagtagccgcagtagtggttattccactggctctgttGAGCgagtagtagcaagggggttgtagctcaaacctacttgctccgtgATGGGTGTTtttgtccatggttagctaccaggacgtgtcgggttggctatataattgacagatgatatcatcagtcaTAGGGCAAGCATACATCATTTGcgtatgtttgaattgtttgggtttatCTATTTGTTTGGAttgctatatcatatatgctacTTGTTATGCTTGTACCTTATCtgtgtattgcttgtgtttgtacaactgagaggtcccTCTTGCTGGTGTCGGTTGACGCTGAGGGCTGTTCTAGATGAGATGAGTTGATCATGCAAttaaataatgatgatgattattgaatgagataatttgagttccctgggtagacgcagtaaGGTGATTTCACTTGTTCCAGGTGAGGATATGAGGTAACGATATAGAATTGTTGAGATAGaataactggtgatggttttgtttatgGCTCTGATTTTGATTCGTTGGAGAGTTAGAGAGAGTTGAGAAGCATGAAATATATGAATTAGACTTAGCGTtcccttatgacagttgcctatttatggattagcgaGAACATAGGGTGAATGTTTGGTGAAAGGGAggttaggatgcttagtgagtttttattacaatgcattgtatttatttggcacttttaccgtacttagaacccatgggtcgggggttctcattccgtatatatctcttatttttcagatacaggtccaggtgctcagaagagagctgtggttcatctgagagatggcgaagatctttatattctcttcttaattttgtgcttagaatctctccacctttattttgaaaaactcatattatgtattgaattcttttgaacttgcctattgatgagcggataatttatacgctttttggcattgtttttagtatgtttttagtatattttagttagtttttattatatttttattagtttttagttaaaattcacttttctggacttgctatgagtttgtgtgtttttctgtgatttcaggtattttctggctagaattgagggtcctgagcaaaaatctgattcagaggctgaaaaggactgcagatgctgttggattctgacctccctgcactcgaagtgaattttctggagctacagaagcccaattggcgcgctctcaacggcgttggaaagtagacatcctgggctttccagcaatatataatagtccatacttttcctgatatttgatggcccaaaccggcgttgcaaatcagcttcagaattcccagcgtttaacgctggaactggcatagaaattggagttaaacgcccaaactggcataaaagctggcgtttaactccagaaagagcctctacacgaaaatgcttcaatgctcagctcaagcacacaccaagtgggcccggaagtggatttttNNNNNNNNNNNNNNNNNNNNNNNNNNNNNNNNNNNNNNNNNNNNNNNNNNNNNNNNNNNNNNNNNNNNNNNNNNNNNNNNNNNNNNNNNNNNNNNNNNNNNNNNNNNNNNNNNNNNNNNNNNNNNNNNNNNNNNNNNNNNNNNNNNNNNNNNNNNNNNNNNNNNNNNNNNctgtggtattctgagtaggattcaatgattgaatgactgtgatgagcttcaaactcctgagggcggggcgttagtgacagatgcaaaagaatcactggattctattccagcctgattgagaaccgacagatggatagccgtgccgtgacagggtgcgttgaacatttccactgagaggatgggaggtagccactaacaacggtgaaacccttacatacagcttgccatggaaggagccttgcgtgcttgaagaagaagacagtaggaaagcagagattcagaagatggagcatctccaaaacctcaacctgttctccattactgcaaaacaagtacttatttcatgttcttttacttttcacaatcaaccctgataattattgatatcctgactaagatttacaagataaccatagcttgcttcaagccgacaatctccgtgggatcgacccttactcacgtaaggtattacttggacgacccagtgcacttgctggttagttgtgcggaattgcaaaagtgtgattgcaatttcgtgcaccacctatAGAGGATTTCATGTTTtatttgggagagattaggaggtACTGTTGTCGAccactttcatactgtaccctagctgGCCTAAACTTCGTGGGTCACGACTAGTGGCTATCTACTTATGTTTTATATCTATATGCTGTCcttctcttaatctcctttatgcctttatCCTTATATCGCTTTCGActtcacgttttatcttttGGTTGTTGAAAcatgagtgatacgtcttcgcgattttatttttactcttttcaggcttctcgattaatactcctttcagtTATacttataattatgtattaagaatccacctgagagtcgtaccaccgtaatatcattgacttatgactcgagcataaggatttgaatattaggatGTTACAAAATTtactacaaaaaatttaaactaatactatactcataaaaaataagtattatttgacaaaaataaccaattattaaaattaaagttggctccgttaatttttttaaaattttaaaattatccatGTTCTATTATTATCTTCAACCTCTTTCTTCTCTACCCTTGCCATAATCAATCTGTTCCAAAATTAAAATCAGAACCAtaaccaaaatcaaaatcaaactaTGAAATCTTTCTAAAATCTGAATCAATTCTACCTTTACTAAAATCAACCTTTAATTATATTCTATTCTCTCATCTCCTCCACACCCTCTAAATCTCTTTCTTATCCACCACATCCTCACTACTAttacaccaccaccaccactaccattGCCAACACCACCATAAATACAACACACATAcatataagaaagaaaaaaaatgcgaCAACCATACTACTGCTACACTACCAATGACAACGCCACCATCAACACAATATATACACACAATaaatagagagaaagaagaaagaagtagagataagaaagaatagaaaagaaaaacacgCCGTCGACGAAAGAGAGAGTCATCATGCTGCCGTCGATGTCGAAAGTAAAACCAAAGAAAGACGAGCGAGAAAGAGaggaaaacagaaaagaagaataaagaagatAAAAAGGAAGAGGGTGCAACAGCGAGGAAGATTTCATCCCCGATGCATACACCTCTATCATCCTTTCTTACTATGTGTACGCTTTGTCTTTTGCCATTAAAGCAATCAATGGCAAAAAATACTGGGTGACAACAATATGAGATGAAAGTGAGAAGGAGTAGATTTGGCGGCAATTTGGCTGGTAACGAGAAAGAGTGAGGGAGGGGTTGAGACGACGGATAAATATGAGTAAATGAAGTTGAGACAACGAGAGTGGTGAGAAAGAGTAAGGAAGGTATGGGTGAGGGATGGTTTTgattttggttttaattttgattctgattttgattttggcAAGGATTGATTCTAATAAGGGATAAGGAAGAAATAGGTTAAAGATAATAATAGAATaagaataatttagaaattaaaagaaaattaactgagacaattttaattttaacgattagttatttttgtcaacCGATACTCATCTTTTATGAgtataacattaatttaaatattttgtggTTAGTTTTGTGAGTAGTCAAATTTTATATgattagaaataattatttactcaATAATCTTTCACTACTCTTAATCTATTATTGTTGTCATCTCTTGATTACATGCTGACTTCGTATTACTGGGTATTTAATTTTGTCATCAAACTAGttctcttaaaaatttaaactgataGAAAAAAGTgcgtaaataattatatctaacATGTCTCTTATGTAAGAGCTTTTTATTTGGAtttgcataattttttatacaactttctttttctctcgagtaaaatatatcttttatttctaatattttcaaaaatttttaaaaatattactaaattttaatttgtttaaatttttttaatgtttgaaataaatttcaatttaaacttattcataattttttggcGATCAACTATTAGTCAAAttactttttctaattttatctctaatcttatttccaatttcaattttatctctaTTCACTTGCTCCCACATTCTCTAATCCAACTATGTCAACATTTTCACCAAAACCATCAACACCACCAATATTTTCTATAACCAACATAACCTCTATCTTGTCACTACAATCCCTTCCCCCTAACCCCTTCGCATCCAATCCACAAATTATAGATATTATCTGATCCACACTGTCATTAGATCAAATAAGATCCGATCCGCATTATAAGGGGATCGAATCTCGAATATCACATTTGAATCCGCAAATTCGATCCACAGATCCACaacttaataaataaatatataattcaataatatatatagctaaattaaaaaatcagaaACCCTATCCCTAGTTCTCTAAATATTTCATTTCGGCGGTGTGTCCTCCCTGTGCATCTCTCTCACTCGTTTTCCTTCCTCTGCTcttctcacaatctccttttcAGACCTTTCAACTTTTAATCTTCTTATCAGTGACCATCTCGACATTCATCGCTTCTTCATCCACTAGCAGTCTTGCAGCCATGTCTTCATCGCTGTCTTACAGTCGCGTCGCCTCACtgtcttctcttctcttctcttcctcaTCGCACAGCCTAGTTGTCGTCGCGCCACCTCCATCTCTGTTCTCGCCTTCATCATCCTCTATTTCTAGCTCGTCGATTCCTGCTTCGATTTTCTTATTCGTTTATCTCAGCCTCTCTGCTATTCTGCTTGCCTTTTACCTGGTTGCTTGGTTTCATCAAATTTGGTTCATCAGATCTGGTTGTATTTGATCAATTTCTGTTTTTGGTTGGaccaaaaaagagaagaaaaatttaaGCTGAAACCTTAAACACACAAATAAGGGTGGCAAATGAGTCTAAACCCGCGGGGCCAGTTCACGTAATCAGCCAAAAAAGGTGGATCGGACTAGAAAATTGGGACCGCCAAATAGTAAAAGTCCGCCTAATCCGCACTGCTTAAATTGTGGGATTTGGTGGACTTTTCCGCCGGATTTAGTGTTTTTTTGGCAAGAGggtatttttgcaattttttttgccaaaatccaacttctcccgacccaacttacaagagaatgaatatgaaaattgagtgttttggattatgtttattttgttttggagacaatatttataattatgttttgaattatgtttattttactttgaagacaatatttataattatattttggatgaaaatttagtttataattatgtttattagatatttataattataaagattttaatgtttgtgaatataaaaattataattttttatgcctttaaaaattataaatttattaaaataattgtgaaattatatattatttaatagttcGCCAGTCCACAATTAAACAAAGTGGGTGCAAAATTTTAAGACCTCCTCACTAAATAAGATGGAATGAACCAACCCGCCACATCATATATTTTAAAGAAATGAAATGAGGAGTGTTAGGACCAGCATTTTTGTTAAATTCTTGCCAGcatttaaccataaaaaattgaataattttataccattagatacaatctcataccattaaaaacaccattgataactaAAAACCACAACATATACTAACATATACTAATATCTTAGACTTTCTCAAATGAAATACGATGCCAGTCGCCAAGTACGACGGCGTTTAGGCGGCAATAAAGCACGAGCTAGTCCTCCTCTCTTTCTCTGTTTCGTGCTTTACTTGCCGTTGCAGTGGCAGAGGCAGAAAAAAAAACAGAGCAAAGGAGAAAACTTCGAAGAAAATGGTGAAGCTCGCGGGAGCGTGGAAAAATGTGGTCTTCACATTCCGAAAGCCTTCTCTGCCAAACCATGGCGTTGTAGCTTCCTCGTGTTTCTGCACGCTCGCTGCTAAGCGGGTGGGAACTCACAGCGGAACCTTTCACTGCGACGAAGCACTCGCTTGCTTCATGCTTCGCCTTACCCAACACTTCTCCAATGCCCATATTCTAAGAACTAGAAACCCAAACGTAACTAACCTCCTCACATTTCCTTTTTCtgctctttttgttttttggtgcTACAAAAAAGAAATCTTGTTATTTTTTGCTTTGACAGGTTTTGGAAACACTTGATGCAGTAGTCGATGTTGGAGGCGTGTATGACCCTAAACGACACCGTTACGATCACCATCAAAGAGGCTTCGATGAAGTGTTGGGTCATGGCTTTGCCACTAAGCTAAGCAGCGCTGGCCTTGTCTACAAGGTGTTTGTCTCATTGTCTCActtatttattcatattttatatttgtatccAAGTTAATACAATATATATGGTACTGAATCCATGCAGCATTATGGGTTGGAGATAATTGCAAAGGTGCTTCAGCTTGATGAAGGACACCCTCATGTACATCAGTTATATAAAGCTGTATACAGAAACTTTGTAGAGGTAACTAATTTTTCAGCGCATCTGTGGTTAAGTATATAATTTTCTCCAATTTTTTAGTGGATATGTGGTTAAATATAGGCAGTTGATGCTGTGGATAATGGAGTGAATCAATATGACATCGAAGAACCTCCAAAATATGTAATTAATACTAGCTTGTCCTCTAGAATAAAACGATTGAATTTAGATTGGATGTATTCTGATCAGTCACCTGAGAGAGAAAATGAGGCCTTTCATCGTGCAATGTCCCTGGCCGGTGATGAATTTTTGGATGTAAGTGAGACTTATTTGGAAGGTCCATGTTGATTTTGTACATTATGCTTGTACTGCGTCTCACATACCTCTCTCTGTTCTGGTCTGAAAAGgattaatttaattctttttcacACTACAGAATGTGAACTATTATGCAAAATCATGGTTACCGGCACGGTCGATTGTTATGAAGTGTCTTGCAGCAAGAGAAACTATTGATTCTAGTGGAGAAATCATAAAGCTGACTCGATCTTGTCCTGTAAGCATACAAGGCATATTTATGGATTCGCACAAATTTTTAGTACTTTCTCTTGGGATAATGGGAACTTTTTACTTATCATATTTGATTCTTGATAATATTCATTTTAATTACCTGAAACCTTTTCTCCCTTGTTCCTCAGTGGAAATTTCACATACATGAGCTTGAGAAGGAAATGGAAATTAGTCCTTCCATCAAATATGTTCTTTATCCGGTATGTATGTTTAACTGATTTAGTCAATGGCTGTTTAAGATTGATTGTACGCAAACTATCATATAGGAAGCAAATCCTTCTTCTCGTCATTTATTTAATGATTTTGTCCCTCTATTAAGAAAATTTTACATTGGAGACCTTTTTTACCTGTAGGATGATAGAAGCGAGAAGTGGAGACTGCAGGCAGTGGTAGTTTCACCTGCTAGATTCGAGAGCAGAAAACCATTACCATCCCCTTGGAGGGGTTTGGAGAATGACAAGCTCTCTGAGGTTGCTGGCATCCCAGGTTGTACATTTGTTCACATGAGTGGTTTTATCGGAGGAAATCAAACTTATGAAGGTGCTCTAGCTATGGCAAGAGCATCCTTAAAGGCTTAGGTAGTTCCTCTTTGATAAGATATACAAAGGAACAATAGAACCAAGTGTTTTAATTGAAGCAGTATGGTACATCATACAGAGAGGTTCAGAATCCTTAGTGTATGCATATCACTACATCTCAAAATGTAATCAAGGGAACCAGTCTTGACACATTTTCTTGTCAGTTCTAACACTATTTTTCCGAACTAGTTCAATGGTGACATTTCATTTCATTTGTTCTATAGGTATTTATCCATTTATGGGCACTCTCGTTATGGTCAAAACGTGGCCTTGGCTTCACTCATCTGAAACAGTAGGAAGACCCTCTTTAAACCATGCGTAAAGGCCTCCTTCTAGATGGAACACATTGGTAAAACCATTAAGGACCAGCACGTAAGCTGCTATCAGAGACCTATGAAAGAATTAAATGTAACTATTATAGCAACAGATTAGTGGTTTGAAGTTTACAATAATTTGTGAAAATCAAGCATAAATGTtggaaattaaactaaacttATCAATTACCAATAACCAAGTTGAAGAATTCAAGTTGCATTAGAACTCCTAGAGATTGCTAGAATGTTCATGAATGACAAGATTATTTACTCAAGTTGATAACAAATGGTGAAGGATGAAAATTTCATGAAAGAATGGACAAGAGTTGATTATGTTGCAAGAAGGTTATAGGAAATTATAGAAGTTTGACAAGTCAAAATTgatcaaattataaaaagataatcaaATTTTATGACTAGAGTTTATCAAAATTATGTAAGCATATTTATCTAGTAGTAAGACAAGTTGACTTGCTTATCAAGTAGCAAAGTAAGTTGGATTTTACATGCTTCTTCACCTCCATTATAACTTGCTCTTAGTTATCaagaattaataatttatttgcaATAGAGAGTAGAAATATATCTTATTGTGTATAGTGGTATTTTTTTTCCTAgtatattattatgttattgttgagaaaaaattatatagaGGTTATGTTGTATTAAATGAGTGAGTAATCCTGAACAAATCAATTGTGGCTATTATACTTGCAAGAGTGATATGCCGCATGCTAACGAAACATTCATGTGACTTACTCTAGTCTTACATGCACGCAATGCAagctattaattaattaactacacAAATTCTTGTGCATTTCAGCCCCCGAATTATTAATTTGGAGTTTAGGGCTATGTTAAAATTCTGGATGGATTTCAATTTCATAGAATCAATCATTTATATTGTTACTAATAAAATAGTATTATTACTACCCTCTATACTCTGAAATGAATATATGAAGATGGAGAAAAGTTAGTACCTTGATTGTTGACCTTCTGGCAGATTTTGTGTTGGCTTCATTGTACCCCCTGATGAACAAGCTACTATTATCTTTgcatttttatctaattttgatTCAACGGCTGCCATCAGCATAAACCAAATATTTCTTTAGATTCAGGAAACATGAAATGCATGCATTCAAGAAATGCATCATGTAGTGTATATCTCTTACTCTTTATGAACTCAGGGTTCTCTTCTGTACcagaaaaaataccaaaaaatgcAAATGCAGCACGCCTAGCAATGTCCCATGCAGTCCACTCTTTTATAAGCCTATATATTTGCACATTAATGGCATCTGGAGGATGAGCCTGCACAAATTCTCAAACCCAatggttttttattttcatcagATTAGTGGAAATGAGAAGAATTGTACACATGAAACTAGATAAATGTGTGTGTAGGCACATTGTTCACTAACCTCTTTGAACTCTGCTTCAGGCCTTACATCAAGAATCACAAACTTATTCTCTTTCTGAAGGCGCAGAGCTTCCTTTACATCAACACTTCTTACCTGCAATTTCCATATTATCATACCATGCAACTCATTTACTCTGAATTTGATGATAAAAGTGGCATTTTACATTCCCTTATGTTTAACACAAATTATTAGGAAAAATGCATTAGACTTCTTTTTTAGATTGATGTGATATGATTATGAAATAGATTTTGCCTACCATTTTAACTTTACAGCAGTGCTCTTAGTTAGTTAAATATTTGGTATCATACTTTATCCTGTGATCTCTCTTGTAAGGTCATAGTTCTTTGAATATATTATAACTTGGGATCTAAATAAGGCATGGAATTTATGATGAAGCATAGAATACCATGACGATTATGTTCAAATAACACTTTATTCTGATAAGGAGAATGAGATATACCTTCTTTTCCAACAGAACTTCTCTTTTAACCTTCCAGTCTTCTTCAGctaatatcaccaagaaaagtttaaataaaaaactggtTAATGCTCCTCAAATTGCTACCACAAACACAACTGGAATTCAGTGACAGTAACACAGAGAAAACTAATATTAATACCTGGTGATTTTGCTGGTTTTGTTGCTGCACAATGAATTGTTAACCCCCTTGCAATGTTCATCTGATTTAATCTCTGACCTGTTGTGTATCTGTGTGATTTCACACTCACCAACCATGAACTATGATCACGGTTTCCTTCAAAAGAAGGTACCAAAGGTTGTAGAGCAACCGATGTAAAAGCAGCCATCGTTTCAACTTTCGCGCTTAATAAACAACAGAGAAACAAACCAGCAgataattctatatatatatatatttttttagtgagttcaaataaaaaatgatcTAGTTGATGGTCACTAGCTAGTTGAAGTTACTTGGAATATGAAGTGGCATATGCTTGAGTGTTATATGTAACAAGAACTTTTAGAAGCTTGTCGTTGTAAGACATAAATATCTGAGTATTCTGGATATTGAAGACTCGGAATCTGAATTTGTGGCTGATGTTTAGGACCCATTTATTTGGATAGGTTAATGTTTCCGCTTGTTATTTTTTACGTGGGAGAGAGAGAAGTGTATAACAAGAAGCTGTGAACAGAAGTGTGTTTCACATTGGTATGGGATGTACAAATCGGTgcatgttttattattttttttcaaacaaacaatcacaaatcggacggtccgatttgtgaattcgaaaaaaaaaatttttaatgttgaaatcgaaccgtccgatttttattttaaaaaataaaaaaaaataaaaaatacaaaacggaccctccgatttgtagtttatttttttctccaaacaaatcggaccctccgatttgtaatttatttttctcttcaaacaaatcggaccgtccgatttgaataaaacaccatataaaaaaaaacacccAATCTTCCAATAATAATgtattacacatatatttaaacaatacacaaaaaaaattagccgtTTGTTTCCTTGTCATCAtccttttttgcttcttttctcttattcatagatatatttttatcaacaaTAATGACTTAATTAAATTCAGTATTGTccgtaattcaatcaattatcctactttatataatttgagAGAAAGACAaagactaaaaataaaaaatgagagataaaaattgaaaaattgagattgaaataaattttaatattatatttagtatAATGTGAAAgatagagattgaaataaaaatgaagttttagtttaatatctataaagaataaaattaaaattaattaattaattaaaataaaaatattttaggtataaaatgttattaaaatttcagtttcttatttttaaaaaattttaatctcttacatctttattttttaaaaatattaaaatactaaaatttaaaaaaataaaaattaaaattttaataccaaTTTTTAAACAAACAAACCTAAAACTAAATGTGAGTTTCTCAACCTTCTCCGTTCAATACCTCATAACAAAGCTACCATCTTGACACTTGCAATCTATCAAACTATTTTGAAACCTCGTGTTATGGTCTTACAGTCCAAGAGAAGATGAtactaaaagtaaaattattgAAACCAATTTCTCATAATTATTTAATGTTTCTTGTTGAGCCAATTAATCATATATCTTCctcttaatatatatacatgagGCACAAGTGGACTTGATGCTTCAGTGGCAGTAAATATCAATCTAATCTAAGTTACAAAATGGATGTCTTTTTGTCCTCACATATAAAactatatatatgttaaattacATAATTAACCCAAAAAATGAGACTCTGTGTGTACGCTAAGATTGTAAAGGATCCTAATTGGTACCAAGTGTTAAACAGATCCAATGGTATAGGTTACATCATTTTCTTGTATTGCCAGATAACTAGCCAAATCATAAGTGTAGATTTTACATAATCTGTctattttttgaagaaaaatgcatcactgttgtaaaataaaagatatataaaataaagatgtataaataaaagactcttattaatataattagctcaataattattatat belongs to Arachis duranensis cultivar V14167 chromosome 8, aradu.V14167.gnm2.J7QH, whole genome shotgun sequence and includes:
- the LOC107460422 gene encoding rhodanese-like domain-containing protein 14, chloroplastic, which codes for MAAFTSVALQPLVPSFEGNRDHSSWLVSVKSHRYTTGQRLNQMNIARGLTIHCAATKPAKSPAEEDWKVKREVLLEKKVRSVDVKEALRLQKENKFVILDVRPEAEFKEAHPPDAINVQIYRLIKEWTAWDIARRAAFAFFGIFSGTEENPEFIKTVESKLDKNAKIIVACSSGGTMKPTQNLPEGQQSRSLIAAYVLVLNGFTNVFHLEGGLYAWFKEGLPTVSDE
- the LOC107460421 gene encoding uncharacterized protein LOC107460421, translating into MVKLAGAWKNVVFTFRKPSLPNHGVVASSCFCTLAAKRVGTHSGTFHCDEALACFMLRLTQHFSNAHILRTRNPNVLETLDAVVDVGGVYDPKRHRYDHHQRGFDEVLGHGFATKLSSAGLVYKHYGLEIIAKVLQLDEGHPHVHQLYKAVYRNFVEAVDAVDNGVNQYDIEEPPKYVINTSLSSRIKRLNLDWMYSDQSPERENEAFHRAMSLAGDEFLDNVNYYAKSWLPARSIVMKCLAARETIDSSGEIIKLTRSCPWKFHIHELEKEMEISPSIKYVLYPDDRSEKWRLQAVVVSPARFESRKPLPSPWRGLENDKLSEVAGIPGCTFVHMSGFIGGNQTYEGALAMARASLKA